The genome window GGCTTCCCTGGTCTGGATTGGCGGCATTTTCGGCAATCAATCCGCATGGGCCGATCAGCCCTCTCAACCGGCAACCGTCCTGTTCATCAGTTCCTGGGATCCGCATCTGAAATGGGCGAAGGAGGTCGAAACCGGGCTTTTCGCGCGACTTGAGGAAACCGATACGCCGATGCGTCTTCGGTTCGAGTTTCTGGGGGCGAACCAGCATCGGGGCGGAGAACAGGCTGGGGCCTTCGCCCGTTTCCTGGAGCAGCGATACGGAAAACCCCGCCCGACCTGATCGTCGCGGAAAGCCTTCCGGCGGTGCGGTTCCTTGAGGCGCATCCCGACCTGCTGGATTCGGCGCAACGGTTGCTCGTGGCCCCCGGGGCCACTGTGGCGGCGGCGGATACGCGCAAGTCCGCCGTTCCCATTCTGGCCGACTATCGGGCGTCGATCGAAGAAATGCTGCGCCTCACCCGGGCCAAGCGAATCTTCGTTACGGTCGATACGCGCTCGCCCGGCGGATCGGATCGCCTCGAAGGGGTGCGCGCCGCGCTTCGGGAGATGGACTGGCCCGAGGACAGGGTCGAATATCTCGCCGATCTGCCGTTCGAAGCGCTGCTCAATCGGATCGCCGCCTTGCCGCCGGAAAGCGCGCTCTATCACCTGCTGATCTTTCAGGACGGGGAGGGCCGGCGGCTGAATGTCTTCGATGCGACCCAACAACTGTCCGACACGGCGAACGCGCCGATCTTCAGCAATTGGAGCACGCTGGTCGGCAGCGGCATTGTCGGGGGATACCTGATCTCGGGAGAGGTCGTCGGTCAGATCATCGCGGACCGGGCCGCCGCCGTTCTGGCGGGTAAGGCAGTGGGTGGTGAACCCGAAAGCAGCTACGAATACATGTTCGATTGGCGGGAATTGCGCCGGTGGGACATCGACATGGACGCCCTTGATCCGTCATCCCGCGTTCTTTTCGAAACGCCTAGCGTGTTCGAACTGTACCGATGGCAGTTGGTCGCCATCGCTTCCATCCTGCTGCTGCTGATCGGGATCAGCCTCAATCAGCTCTATTCCAGGATCCGGCTCAAGCGGCTTGTGCTCGAGCGTACCGAGGAACTTGCCGAACTGGCCGACAGTGAGGCCCGGTTGAACAGTCAGTTGAAGCAGGAAATCGCCATCAAGAACCGGCTGTTCTCGATTATCGCCCATGACCTGCGAAGCCCGTTTGCCGCCATTCTGGGCGGCACAAAGATTATGTCGGACGCCGCAGACACCTTCGACAAGGCCGGGCTCGTCAGTTGCGCCCGGGAGGTCCACCGCTCTGCCAATCGGCTGCATGAGCTGCTGGAGAACCTGCTCGAATGGGCGCATCTTCAGATGAAGGGGCAGAAGGTTCAGCCCGTCTCGATCAGCCTGCGGGACATCACGGATCGCGTCGTCGGACTCCTTCAGGGTTCATTGGAAGGCAAGCAGATCACCGTCGAGACGGCCATCGACCAGGACCGGGCCTTCGCGGATCGCGGCATGGTCGAAACGGTGGTCCGGAATTTGATCCACAATGCGATCAAGTTCAGCCATCCCGGCGGGCGCATCGCGATACGATCGGAGAAAATCGACGATCAGGTCCGCGTCACGATCCGCGATGACGGGATCGGCATGGAGCAGGGCGTCTGCGACCGGATCTTCGATATGGACAAGAATGCGACCACGACCGGGACCGGGGGCGAGGCGGGTACGGGCCTGGGACTGCCACTGTGCCGGGAACTGATCGAGGCCAATGGCGGCACGATCCGCATCGAGAGCGCGCCCGGCCAAGGATCCAGTTTCACCTTCACCCTGCCCGCAAAGACGGGATGACCGCTGCCGGTCCGCGGTCGCGCGGGATCCCGGGGCCTAATCGTCGTTCGAACAGGATTCCTGCGCCCGCAGCCTGTCGACCAGCTTCTGAATGTTCCTCATGATGTGGGTCTCGATGCAATAGGTGCCGCCCCGGTTCATTCGCCGGGACGCAAGACGTCATTTCGGGAGCGCGAACAGGGTCGGGACGCGCGCGCCTTTTGTGGTTAGCCATTAACGGACATTCTAAGGTTCCGGTATGTGGCTGCACGCGCCTTCAGAACCCTTCGCGAACCTGTTGCTCTGGTTGGTCGCACGTGGCCATGAAGTCCAAGGTCGCCCGGTCACCTTCGAAGAAGGTTCTCCACGTGGCGCCTTCTGGGTAAATCACGAGCGCGTTTCCAACGGCGAGGACTTCAACCTTTTTGATGTCATCCGGAAATGCCAATGCCTTTGGGATCCGAATGAACCCACCGCATATCATTGTACCTGACTTCCCAACGAAGCGTTTGTTTCTGGCCCTGCATGAAGGACGTTTTCGATGGCCTTTGCCAGTTGGTCTTTGTTGATGGGCTTGGCGATACAATCGTTCATGCCCGCCGCGAGATAGCTTTGGACATTGTCTGCCATCACGTCCGCCGTCAGCGCAATGATTGGCACGGAACCATAGGGTGCCGGTAGCTCCCGGATCTGTTTCGCAGCGCCGGTCCCATCCAGTTCTGGCATTCGAATGTCCATGAGGATGAGGTCGTACAACTCACCGCCTGCCGCCTTGACCGCGTCGAGCCCGTTACTCGCAAACGTACATCGATGCCCCATCCCCGACAGAACTGCGTTCACGATTGTCTGGTTGATCTCATTGTCCTCTGCGACCAATACGGATAGCGCCCGCGGCGGCCCTTCCCCGTCCTGATCGCTTTCTTGTTCTGCACTGGAGGCAAGTTCTTCGGACACCGGCTTGTAGGGCAAAGTAAACCAGAACGTACTTCCGCGTCCAAACTGGCTCTCAACGCCGATCTCTCCGCCCATCAACTCGACCAGGCGCTTGCAGATGGCCAAGCCCAATCCGGTGCCATGATATTTCCGGCTTGTTGAGGCATCGGCCTGAACAAAGTCCTCGAACAGCTTGTCCTCTTCATCGGGTCGAATGCCGACGCCTGTATCGATGACACTGAATCGAAGAAGCATTGGGTCCGTTTGAGCCTCACAGTGAAGGGTCACTGATCCGGACTCCGTGAATTTTACGGCGTTCCCCATCAGGTTCACCAAGATCTGACGGAGCCTCGTCGGATCCGCACTTACGGCCCGCGGGAAGTTCTCTCCCAGTTTTGCATTTATGTTGAGTGTGGATCTCTTTTCCGGCGGGCAGGATTGGTAAAAGACGTGTACGACCTCATTGGCCAGTTTCGCCGGATCAAAGGCAATCTCCTCAACAAGAAGCTTCCCGGCCTCCAGTTTTGAGATGTCGAGGATATCATTGATGATCACCAGCAGGGAATCAGCCAACTGCTTAATCTTGATGACTTTCTCTTTGTCGGCCTGAGGCAAGTCGCTTTCGATCAGCATGTCTGAGAAACCAAGAATGCCGGTCATGGGCGTTCTGATCTCGTGGCTCATCGATGCCAGGAACTCTGATTTTGTGCGGTTTGCCAAATCGGCGTGTTCAATGGCCTGTTCCAGGCGCTCATTGAGACGCACCTGCTCGGTAACGTCGGTTACCACGGTAATTGTTCCGCCCGATGGCGCCTTGGTGCGCCGAACTCCATAAATTTTTCCATCCGGCAGGCGATCCATGAACATCTGATCGGAAGGATTCCGAATCGAGTCGATCCGCGCCTGCACAAGGGCGTCTACATCACCTTCTCCATAGTCCCCTCGGGAGGCCAGGTGCCGAAGAAAGTCCGGATAGTATGCACCGGGCGCCAGAAGCCGGCCCGGAACATTGTAGGTCTGCTTCATTCTTTCCGTGCACAGGACGATCCTCAAATCGCTGTCCGTGTAAACCAATGCTCCGGGGAGATTGTTCAAGACGAGCTGCAACTCGATCTGTTTCTTGGCCAGAGCCTCGGAAATCTCCTTCGTCTTCGAGATGTCCACCTGGATTGCCAGAAACTTATCCGAACCGTCGACATCCTTGTACGGCTGACAGTTGATCTGCATCCAATAAGGGGTGCCGCCCTTCGTATAGTTGACAATGTCGACAATGAACCCCTCGCCCTTTTCCAACTGCTCCGACATGTATCGGATGGTCGATGGGTTGGATTCCGGCCCCTGCAGCAACTGACCGGGCTTCTTACCGATCAACTCACCAATGCTGTATCCTGAAATCCGCTCAAACCCTTTGTTGGCCCATTCAGCATAGCCGTCTCGATCCGTAATGATCACAGCATTTGTGGTCTCATGAGCAATACGTGCGAGCTTGGTGTTCTCCCGAACTTCGCTTTCGAGGCGTTGACTGAAGGACAGCAGACTCGAACCCTTAAGGATGAACACCCCGACGATCAGCGTGCTCACAAGATTGTTAAGTAAGAAAATTGGGCCGGCGGATATCATGATCGAAACCGCTGTTTCAGGGTCCACGCTCACAAAGAATGCCGGCAAAACAAAAATAGATCCCAAGAATCCCAGGATCAGGAAGCGAAAGGGAGAAAGCTCGATATTGTGCCGCTCGATCAGCTTCAAGGCCAAAATGCCAAATCCGGCATAGAGCCCGAAACTCACTGCGCCGCCGAGTGCCAATGGCCCGCCAATCGCAAAGTATCGGATACTTGCGCCGACAGAGGCCGCTACGATTGCTGCGATCGGCCCACCAAATACAGCAGACAAAATTGCCGGGCCGCCTCGCGGGTCAAATACGGCGCCCCCAACAGTGACAATCGGATCGACCATTGCAATCGCGATCAGACCGCCAAACAGCAAACCGATTAAAGCGTCCCGGAGATATTGGTTGGACAAAGGGGAGGCAAAGTGGCGCGCATAAACAAAGCCTACCACAAACAATGTCAATAGGCCGATCTGTTGAACGATCTCTACCATCGTGCCAATCATTCATTCATAATATCAGAAAATTGACATGTCAGAATAGGGAACATGCCGATGTTGGAGACCTGACAGCATATCCTTTCTACAACTGCGGCGGCCTAGGGAAATTCAATTGGGCTGAATTTCCAGAGCGGCTTCAGAAACTTGTAGGAATAGCCAGTTGACTCCCCCAATTGAAAAGCCCCGAAAAACTACCGATTTTCGAAAGAGTGCGATGGAACTCTTCGAGGCTCGAAGGGAACTCAATTGCCTGTTCGAGACCACGAAGGAACTATGGGTCACACCTCAATCCCTTGAAGCCGCCCTGGCACACATACCTCATATTCTCCGTGATGGGCTGAGCTATCCCGACACCGCCATCGTCCATATTCATCTCCGCGGCAAAACCTTTACTACCGAAATGAATGACGAATGCGCGGTCGAAAACGAAACGGTTGAGACGATAGTCGCCAATGGTCAAAAGGTCGGTTGGATAGCGGTCGGATATCGGTCCAACGATGAAGGGAGGCAGTTGCTTCCCTTGGAAAAGGTACTTGTTCAAGAAATCGCAGTTCGTATTGGTGCGCGGCTTCGATTGCAGGACGCGACAGAGGAACTGCATCGGAGCCGAGAACGGTACCGCCAAACAGTCGACATGCACCCCGACCTCATCTTCAGAATTGACAAGGCAAGCAGCCGAATAACCTTCGCCAATCGTTCATTGGCCGGATTTCTGGGGTGTGATTGCGATGATCTGAACGGCAAACAACTAATGGAGGTATTTCCTGAGCAGGATTGGCCACCCTCTTTGAAGCCCCCCTTCGCACGTGGCTTCCATCCCCCGGAAACGCCGCGAAACGGTAGGCTTCGCCGTAGAGATGGCAAGATCCGACATGTGAGTTGGAAGGTAGTACAGGTTCCAAGTGACAGAGAAGATCTGGATGAATATCAGTTCATTGGGAGAGACATCACATCAACGATACTCGCCGATCAGGTCATCAAAGATAGTCGCCGCCAAGAGAAGCTTCGGATAAATGAAAGGCTTCGACTTCATCAGTTTTCGTTGTCCCGGGTTGTCGCCATGGGGTTTGCGCATCAACTAAGTCAGCCATTGGCGGTGATAGGAACATTGATCGGGCACTGTCGTATGCTGATGGAGAAAGAGGGATTTGATAGAAACAAGATAATTTCCAACCTGGACCGCTCAATAAAGCAGGTCCAATTCGCGGCTTCTTTAGCCCACAGTTTTGTTAGTCAATCCATAAACAAAGAGCATGCAGTGGAGCCTGTGAAGCTAAACGACATAGTCGTCGATAGCCTTCAATATCTCGAGTCCAGCGGGGAACTTGATAACATAAAGCTCATCCTGAACGTAGAATCTGAGGCGGCGTTGGAGAATGTGGATCGCCGTGAGGTAGAGCAACTCTTGATCGCACTCATCGGAAACGCCTGTGATGCTTCGCGCAGCCGCAGCAATGAAGTTGAGGCACTTGTTACTATTGAAAGCTTTTCCAACGACGCCTTTGCATCAATTGCGATCTCCGACAATGGTGACGGAATAGACCTCAGCAACCTGGAGAATCTTTGTAAACCGTTTGTTAGTGGAAAATCGCATACTCTGGGAATGGGATTGCCAATTGCCAGAATGATCGTCGATGGATGGGGAGGCTCGTTGCAGTTCAAGCATCGCGCCAATGGCGGGACGACCGTAACCGTACGCATTCCCTTGAAAACATGAAGTATCGAGATGTTGAGGGGCACAGGCATGTCCGATGATGCGTTGGCGCCGATAGTATACATTATAGAAGATGACGACGAACATCGCCGGGCTTTGTCGGAACTGATGGAATCAGCAGGGCTGACCGTGGAGTCATGTTCGAAACCGTCGGAGTCGTTTGAGTTGATCGACAAGGACCGCCCTGGCTGCGTCATTCTGGACATTCGCTTGCCGGAGGTGTCCGGTCTGTCGCTGATCGATCGGTACGCGCCGCTTCCCATAGTCGTTGTGACCGGTTTCGGCGATGTCCAAGTCGCGGTCAGGTGCCTGAAGAAAGGGGTGGCGGAGTTTCTTGAGAAGCCTGTGCACCATCAACTTATGATCGACACCGTGCAGCGATTAACACAGATTTCGGTCGAAAAGTGTCACGCGGACCGGATCGCCCGGCAACTGCGAGCAAGAGTCGCGTCCCTGTCCCAACGGCAGGTTCAAGTGATTTCACAGGCCTTGTTGGGAGCGTCCAACAAAGAAATCGGTGTCAATATCGGGCTAAGCCCAAGGACCATAGAGAAGCACAAGCAAGCGGCACGGGAAAAACTGGGCGATCTGACAGAGTTTCCTTTGTCGTTGGTCCTGAAGGAACTTTCCCTGTTGTTGGGGGAGGAACCGGTTGCTTCCCCCACCTCAATGGGGAGATTCACCCATTGAGGTGGTAGCAATACCATCTTCCTCTGCCTATCCAGCTAATGCATCGTTGACCTCTGCAAGAATGCGCATTCGGCAGCTTCCGTACCAAGAGGGAGCGCGGAAAACGATGCCATATGACCAAGTTGACGATGCGAGGTCGATCCAGGATGTCATTCTGGACAAGTTCCGTTCGGCAGGGCACGCACGCTCACTCTCCATTTTGTTGAGCCTGGTTGTTGCCTCCATGGCAATGGTCGTAATGCTCGGCTGGTTGCTGCGACAACCATACTTGGTCCAGTTATCACCGAACCTCGTGCCGATGCAGTTCAATACGGCCCTCTGCTTTGTTTTGAGTGCCGTATCGCTGATCCTCCTATCATTCAACAATCCCCTCCATGCCGCGGTACTTGCCGCCTTTACCGGCATGTTTGCTGCTGCGACCGGACTGCAATACCTAACCGGCTGGAACCTGGGCCTCGATACGCTTTTTACCACTCCCTTTGTTACGACAGAAACATCCCATCCCGGTCGCATGGCCCCGAACACTGCCGGCCTGTTCCTACTGTTTTCGGCCTTTATCCTCGTATCCCTAGCCCCGGCCAGGGCGCGTATACGCAGCCTATTCGCCACACCGATCGCAAGTGTGATGCTTGGATACTGCATCTTTGTTCTTATCGGCTATGCAGGGTCGCTCGAGGCGTCATTCAAATGGGCCGAACTGACGTCGATGGCAATTCAGACAGCCATTTGCTTTCTTCTGCTCGCCGCCGGATACCTTGCTTGTGCTTGGGAGCAGGGACGGAGGCACCGGGCAAGCGGCGTTTTCCCCGCATGGTCATCACTGGCGGCTACTGTAGCCTTGATGGCAATTGCGTTCGGGGCCTGGCACGCACTTTCCGACAAGGAAGACAGAGCTGTACAGCTAGAGTTGGAGATTGCGGCAGATGGAATGCAGAAGGGACTGTTCCTTGCCGTAGACCGCTATGTAAAGGCATTCGAGCGACTGGTTACTCGATATGAGCGTTCCGGCTACTCAGACGTTGCCTTCGAGCGCGACGCCAATGACTACTTTGAGGATCAGGGCGACCTTACCTATGCGCTTGTGACATCCCCTACAGGTCCGCGCGCCATGTTTCGGGGCGACGGCGTTGAACTTCGGGTTTTGTCGGACCTCAACAACGATCATCTAAATCCAATCGTTAATGAACTGGAGAGAAAGCAAGAGTATTCGACAACGGCAAGGTTGGTGGATCTCGAACATATCTCGAAACCGTATCTGATTATATCTCGATATTCTTCAAGTTTCTCGGGTGGTGTTAAAAGGGTCATAATATTTGTTTACGATTTTTCCGAAATACTTGATCTAATCGGCGCCCCTGTCAAAAGGCAGGGATTTGATTTTTCCATTCTAACCTACAAGGACGATGGCGATTCGGTTGTCCCTAACGCCACCTTCCCAGATTCTATTCAGAACGCTTCTGCATCTTTCATGCTTCTTGATACGGATTGGAGGATACAGATCTGGAGCGACGGTACGGAGCCGACGATGCTTCGAAGTGCTCTGCCCGAAACCATCCTCAGCCTCGTTCTTCTGATGTCACTTCTGGCAGGCGGCACAGTCTTTCTGCTACGCCGTGCGCAATTGCAGGAAGCTGACGCCGTTCGGCTGAACAAGACCCTCTCTGAAGAGGTCGAGGCACGTACGAGATCCGAATCGGAGCTTCGAAAACTGAAGCGACAGTTTGAACTTATTCTCGATTCCGCTGGAGAGGGAATTTATGGCCTGAATTTGAACGGCGTTACGACATTCGCAAACAAGGCGGCCGAACAACTGACCGGTTGGACCAGAGAGGAGATGTCACGGCACAAGCAGCACGCTCTGATTCACCACAGCCATGCTAACGGAACAGCCTATCCTCAAACAGAATGCCCAATCTATGCCACCCTGACAGACAGTTCGGTTCACGCTGTGGCGAATGAAGTATTCTGGCACAAGAACGGGACGCCATTTTCTGTCGAATACGTCAGCACCCCAATATTTGACGATGATGGGAATACAGAGGGTGCGGTTGTGGTCTTCAGAGACATCACTCTCCGGAAACAACAGGAAAATGAACTCAAGAGGATCAACAGTGAGTTGTCCGCCGCGAACAAGGAACTGGAAGCGTTCTGCTATTCAGTGTCGCATGATCTGCGGGCACCGCTTCGGGCGATAAGTGGCTTCAGTGACATTCTGAAGGAAGACTACAAATCGGTCCTCGACGAAGACGGCGCTCAGTACCTCGACCGCATTTGCGCCGCAGCTAAGCGAATGGGGCGGTTGATCGATGATTTGCTCGCACTGTCCCGCCTGACACGACAGGAGATGGTATCGCAGCCAGTCGACCTTTCGGACATTGCCCAGAAAGTCGTTCAAGAACTTCGAGACGGCGACCCTACCCGAAGCGTCGACGTTCGGATCGAGCCCGGCTGTATCGCCTTGGCAGACGCCCGTTTGATTGGCGCCGTACTGCAAAATCTGCTTGGCAACGCCTGGAAGTTTACCCGTCAAGCGCATTCAGCATGCATTGAGTTCGGTCGAGTCCCGTCCAGCCAACCGGAACTGGTGCGGTTTTTCGTCAGAGACAATGGGGCCGGCTTCAATATGGCCTATGAGGAAAAGCTCTTCGCGCCATTTCAGCGTCTTCACACGCAAGAAGAGTTTGAGGGGACGGGAATTGGCTTGGCTATCGTCCAACGTGCCCTTCATCGGCACAATGGAAGGATTTGGGCAGAATCTCAGCCTGGTGAAGGGGCGACCTTCTACTTCGAAATGCCGTGGGGGACCTGACAATGAGAAGCAACGCAATCTTGCTTGTTGAGGATAATCCCGACGACATCGAGCTTACAAAACGTGCGTTCGCCAAAGCGAAAATACAGAACGAACTGATAATTGCGCGGGATGGGCAGCAGGCGATCGATCTGTTGTTTCGAGACGACAATGTGCAGCCAATACGTCCAGTGGTTACGCTGCTCGATCTCAGCTTGCCCAAAATAGGTGGGTTGGAAGTTCTCAGTCGCATTCGCAAGGACAACAGAACGAAGCACTTACCAGTCGTTGTCCTGACCTCATCCAACGAGTCCGCGGACCTGTTTCAGAGCTACGATCTCGGGGTCAACAGTTACATTCGCAAACCTGTCGAGTTCAATCAGTTTGTTGAGGCCGTATCGACGCTTCAACTCTACTGGATAATCTTGAACGAACCACCGCCGGAGGCCGAATGAACGTTGTTCGAAAGCCTTCCCTCAGGGTCCTGCATGTAGAGGACAATTCAGACGACGCGATGCTCGTCGAACGGGCCCTTGAACGGCACTTCAATGTGCAAGTAGTGCGCGTGGAAACCTCGACGGAGATGGAACACGCGCTCGGCACAGGACAATTTGACCTAGTTCTTTGCGATTTCAACCTACCGCAGTTTTCTGCCGAATCGGCGCTGACGCTTACCCATCAAAACGATACAAATACGCCGTGCATCGTGATCTCTGGCTCCATTACCGAAGACCAGGCCGTGAGGCTCATGGAATCTGGCGCACGAGATTACCTTCAGAAGGAAAGTCTTCAGAGACTGGTGCCAGCCATTCGCCGTGAAATGCGTGACGCTCGAATCCGCAGAGAACGAGTCGAAAGTGACCGCACCGCCGCAGAGGCGCAAGCCGCAGCGTTGGCGGCCGAAAAGAGAGCGGCGGTGGCTGATGACCTGGCACGGGCGAACAAGGAACTCATAGAGACGCAGGCGCAGTTGGTTCAAAGTGCCAAAATGGCTTCGCTAGGAGGACTGGTCGCCGGTGTTGCCCACGAAATCAACAACCCGCTGGGCTATTCGGTCAGTCACTTGGGCACAGTCCGAAAACTCGCAATGGAGTTGTCTGACGAACTGGCCGATTTGCGCGGGGACAAGCATTGCCCGCGAACCAAAAAACTGAATGACCGCCTGAAAGCCATAGAACTAGGCCTTAAGCGGGTCCAGAGCCTAGTGGAAAAGCTACGCAATTTCGCCAGCAGAGACGATAGAAAAGCAAAAGATTTCGACCTGCGGAGCGGGATCGAATCCTCGCTCATGATGCTGGGCCATCGCATTGAGCGATCGGTCAATGTTGAACTCGATTTCTGTCACGACAACCGGATTCAGTGTTCACCTGGCGCCATCAATCAGGTCATCCTGAACCTGCTGTCAAATGCCATAGAAGCCATGGGCGGAAGCGGCACTCTTCAGATTTCCACTCGCCGCAGTAAACATCATCTGACGCTTCGCGTTCAGGATAGCGGTCCAGGAATACCACGGGACATACGTGAAAAAATATTCGAGCCATTCTTCACGACGAAGGCGGTTGGTGCCGGCATGGGGCTTGGCCTATCCATCAGCTACAACATCGTCGTAGATCATAACGGGTCGATAGAGTGTGAGTGCCCGGACGAAGGTGGGACCACTTTCATCGTCTCATTGCCGATAACCGGAAGGAATCCGAATGGACGCGCTTCCGCAAGATGACGTTGGCGATGACGATCTGCCTCGCCAGGAATCGAAGTCGATTCTAATCGTCGACGATGAGCCCGAAATCGTGACGGCTCTATCGGACCTTCTAGAAGACCAATACAATGTAATTGGACAAACATCCCCGTCAGAAGCACTCAACACCCTTAAACAGAACCCCTCAATTTCGGTGGTGATTAGCGATCAGCGCATGCCAGACATGAGCGGTGACCAGTTTCTGGCAATGGCCAGAGAACTAAGTCTCGCTACAAGGATTCTAATCACCGGCTATGCTGACCTTGATGCGATCATTCGTGCGATAAATGACGGAAAGATCTTTTCCTATATCGCCAAGCCCTGGGATGCTGCCGCTGTTTCCTTGGCGGTTGGAAACGCCGTTCAACAATACGACCTGAATCTGGATCTCGCCCGAGAGCGCGCATTTATGCGCGACCTCATGAACAACCATCCAGATGCAATATACTTCAAAGATCTGGAGGGGCGCTTCACCAGAATAAACCGACCGGTTCTGGGCTTTGTTGACGCTGCTTCCGAAGAAGAGGTTGTATCGAAATCTAACACCGACCTGATGCCTCCTGCTCGCGCACGTCACCATGACCGGGAAGAGCGGAGAATTTTTGAATCCGGGGCTCCAACTCGTGATCGGATTGAGAAGGTCAGCCGTCCAGGAGGGCGCCATTATTGGTTCTCCCATTCAAAAGCCCTTGTGCGGGACCAGGAAGGATGTCCGGTCGGACTGGTGGGGACGACGAGAGACGTCACCGCGCGAGTTATGGTCGAGCGCCAGCGCGACGTCTTGCTGGACGTTACGAGAAAACTGGTCGAGCTACACACCTTTGATGAGGCAGCGGAAGCCGTATTGGAGACAATCTGCAAGGCTGCAGAAATCAAATATGCGGAGGCTTGGCGTCTCAAAGCCGAGGTCCCGACTCGATGGTCTGTTGCTGCTCGTTTTGTGAACTCCGCAGCAGCAGAGACTTATCGGGAAAAGACTTGCAGGGGAGAATGGGCGTTCGATCCCCTGATTGAGAACCTCCAGCAGACTGGTTCTTCGCTGATTGTGCTAGATCCTAAAGAAACAAAATCGATAAACCGAAATCTTAGAAGCATAATACAGGACTGTGGTTTCAGAAGCATAATCGCCGCCCCTGTTAGAAATTCTGATGGAACTATTCTGTCATGCCTGATTTTTTTCGGAAATGCTGAAAACGATACAAAGAGTCAACGGTCCGAACTTCTTGATATTGTCTGTCGTCAGTTGGGGATTTTTCTGAAATCCAAACTAGATGAAGACAGGGTTCGTGAGAATGAGAAAAACCTCAGTGCTGTTCTCGAAACCCAAACTGAACTGCTGACACGGGTTAAACCGGATGGGACGCGACTTTTCGTCAATCCTGCTTTTGAGCGATTTCTCAATATTCCAAAAGAAGAGATTCTAAACCTGACACCGTTCAACCTGGTTTCGGAGGAATATCACGAGAGAATTCGTAAAGACCTTTATAACCTAACGCCCGAAATCCCGGAACGAACCCTAACAGTTCAGATGCGCCGACATGACGGCGCGCTCCGATGGATCGAGTGGCGGGCGCGGGGAATTTTCGACGATGCGGGGCAGCTCATAGAAATTCAGGCAAGCGGTCGCGACACGACTGATCGGGTGGACGCTCAAAATCAAGCGCGGCAATCACATCAGATTCTTTTGGATGCCATCAATGCCTTGCCCGTCGGATTTGCTCTCTACGATTCTGCTGATCGACTGTTGATGTTCAATGGTTTGTACAGGACGGACCG of Alphaproteobacteria bacterium contains these proteins:
- a CDS encoding HAMP domain-containing sensor histidine kinase, whose amino-acid sequence is MRFLEAHPDLLDSAQRLLVAPGATVAAADTRKSAVPILADYRASIEEMLRLTRAKRIFVTVDTRSPGGSDRLEGVRAALREMDWPEDRVEYLADLPFEALLNRIAALPPESALYHLLIFQDGEGRRLNVFDATQQLSDTANAPIFSNWSTLVGSGIVGGYLISGEVVGQIIADRAAAVLAGKAVGGEPESSYEYMFDWRELRRWDIDMDALDPSSRVLFETPSVFELYRWQLVAIASILLLLIGISLNQLYSRIRLKRLVLERTEELAELADSEARLNSQLKQEIAIKNRLFSIIAHDLRSPFAAILGGTKIMSDAADTFDKAGLVSCAREVHRSANRLHELLENLLEWAHLQMKGQKVQPVSISLRDITDRVVGLLQGSLEGKQITVETAIDQDRAFADRGMVETVVRNLIHNAIKFSHPGGRIAIRSEKIDDQVRVTIRDDGIGMEQGVCDRIFDMDKNATTTGTGGEAGTGLGLPLCRELIEANGGTIRIESAPGQGSSFTFTLPAKTG
- the vapB gene encoding type II toxin-antitoxin system VapB family antitoxin, which translates into the protein MICGGFIRIPKALAFPDDIKKVEVLAVGNALVIYPEGATWRTFFEGDRATLDFMATCDQPEQQVREGF
- a CDS encoding PAS domain-containing sensor histidine kinase — its product is MELFEARRELNCLFETTKELWVTPQSLEAALAHIPHILRDGLSYPDTAIVHIHLRGKTFTTEMNDECAVENETVETIVANGQKVGWIAVGYRSNDEGRQLLPLEKVLVQEIAVRIGARLRLQDATEELHRSRERYRQTVDMHPDLIFRIDKASSRITFANRSLAGFLGCDCDDLNGKQLMEVFPEQDWPPSLKPPFARGFHPPETPRNGRLRRRDGKIRHVSWKVVQVPSDREDLDEYQFIGRDITSTILADQVIKDSRRQEKLRINERLRLHQFSLSRVVAMGFAHQLSQPLAVIGTLIGHCRMLMEKEGFDRNKIISNLDRSIKQVQFAASLAHSFVSQSINKEHAVEPVKLNDIVVDSLQYLESSGELDNIKLILNVESEAALENVDRREVEQLLIALIGNACDASRSRSNEVEALVTIESFSNDAFASIAISDNGDGIDLSNLENLCKPFVSGKSHTLGMGLPIARMIVDGWGGSLQFKHRANGGTTVTVRIPLKT
- a CDS encoding response regulator, whose product is MSDDALAPIVYIIEDDDEHRRALSELMESAGLTVESCSKPSESFELIDKDRPGCVILDIRLPEVSGLSLIDRYAPLPIVVVTGFGDVQVAVRCLKKGVAEFLEKPVHHQLMIDTVQRLTQISVEKCHADRIARQLRARVASLSQRQVQVISQALLGASNKEIGVNIGLSPRTIEKHKQAAREKLGDLTEFPLSLVLKELSLLLGEEPVASPTSMGRFTH
- a CDS encoding ATP-binding protein, which codes for MIGTMVEIVQQIGLLTLFVVGFVYARHFASPLSNQYLRDALIGLLFGGLIAIAMVDPIVTVGGAVFDPRGGPAILSAVFGGPIAAIVAASVGASIRYFAIGGPLALGGAVSFGLYAGFGILALKLIERHNIELSPFRFLILGFLGSIFVLPAFFVSVDPETAVSIMISAGPIFLLNNLVSTLIVGVFILKGSSLLSFSQRLESEVRENTKLARIAHETTNAVIITDRDGYAEWANKGFERISGYSIGELIGKKPGQLLQGPESNPSTIRYMSEQLEKGEGFIVDIVNYTKGGTPYWMQINCQPYKDVDGSDKFLAIQVDISKTKEISEALAKKQIELQLVLNNLPGALVYTDSDLRIVLCTERMKQTYNVPGRLLAPGAYYPDFLRHLASRGDYGEGDVDALVQARIDSIRNPSDQMFMDRLPDGKIYGVRRTKAPSGGTITVVTDVTEQVRLNERLEQAIEHADLANRTKSEFLASMSHEIRTPMTGILGFSDMLIESDLPQADKEKVIKIKQLADSLLVIINDILDISKLEAGKLLVEEIAFDPAKLANEVVHVFYQSCPPEKRSTLNINAKLGENFPRAVSADPTRLRQILVNLMGNAVKFTESGSVTLHCEAQTDPMLLRFSVIDTGVGIRPDEEDKLFEDFVQADASTSRKYHGTGLGLAICKRLVELMGGEIGVESQFGRGSTFWFTLPYKPVSEELASSAEQESDQDGEGPPRALSVLVAEDNEINQTIVNAVLSGMGHRCTFASNGLDAVKAAGGELYDLILMDIRMPELDGTGAAKQIRELPAPYGSVPIIALTADVMADNVQSYLAAGMNDCIAKPINKDQLAKAIENVLHAGPETNASLGSQVQ